In Legionella spiritensis, the following proteins share a genomic window:
- a CDS encoding putative bifunctional diguanylate cyclase/phosphodiesterase, with the protein MNRVRTTTILLIAKYITIIMSLAVIALGLSVLIGWYWRIPFLIQYHPDMIAMVYNTALSFILVGTGIYSLIYRQPLVARIISAVVFFGATIILLQYFLGINSGIDELFFNHYNKTANTFPGRMAPNTAVCFMLTATALFFLGYRRFHKYTVVVGGIIGVLTLSLSILFISGYMSSLHQGYLWGSETPMAANTAIGFLLLGISIITLTAYQAKQNDLGISKSLPFLIAFCIFITVILLALEIKEGQEQYGRVSTLPETVIILGLLFALLFGLVLRFALTASSAAVAARKSWSLLRSTMDSTEDGIMVTDTQGKLADFNKKFLEMWRLEGQEIREMSYANITHVIANQLSDKEKYLLKIDTIFKHPEEIFTHELRLANGCVFELSSRPQWLDDKIIGRVWCFHDTTLQKRLQDELARQATHDSLTELPNRALLLDLINYSIQQASRAHNKVVALILLDLDRFSKINDLFGRSKGDELLKLVGKRLADFLPDGNTLGRIGGDEFLMIAGNLHRIEDAAAMSNQLIMALQEPFRFYDNEINVTCSIGISLYPKDGKDVDTLLSNADIALSRVKKEGRDGFQFYTTEMNRYTQEYLQIEQELRGALEKEELLLYYQPVFDFTKDSPVGAEALIRWNNPKRGLIYPVDFIPLAEEIGLIRKIGTWVIKEACRQIRQWQDNGLIDFKLAINISAMQFKFGTLGHDLKRSLQKNKLLPGALEIELTESILIEHSDDVVHALDEIKKMGVTITIDDFGTGYSSLSYIKRFHIDKLKIDKSFIADLPANREDGILVKTIIGMAKSLGIQVLAEGVETREQMTLLKNMGCDLVQGYYFAKPLPASEFITFFNRPQAS; encoded by the coding sequence ATGAACAGAGTGAGGACAACAACAATACTACTGATTGCGAAATACATAACAATAATAATGTCGCTTGCCGTAATTGCCCTGGGACTGAGTGTTCTCATCGGATGGTATTGGCGTATCCCGTTTCTTATTCAATACCATCCTGACATGATTGCCATGGTATATAACACCGCTTTATCGTTCATTCTGGTTGGAACAGGTATATATTCCTTAATATATCGACAACCGCTTGTTGCCCGAATCATTAGTGCGGTAGTGTTTTTCGGTGCGACCATAATTTTACTGCAATATTTTCTGGGTATAAATTCCGGCATCGATGAACTATTTTTTAACCATTACAATAAAACCGCGAATACATTTCCAGGCCGCATGGCTCCCAACACAGCCGTTTGCTTTATGCTCACCGCCACCGCTTTGTTTTTTTTAGGATACCGGCGATTTCATAAGTATACTGTGGTCGTTGGCGGCATCATTGGTGTATTAACATTAAGCTTGTCCATTCTATTTATCAGCGGATATATGAGTAGCTTGCACCAAGGTTACCTGTGGGGTAGCGAGACACCAATGGCCGCCAATACGGCGATTGGATTTCTCCTGCTCGGTATCAGCATAATTACATTGACAGCCTATCAGGCCAAACAAAACGATCTCGGAATCAGTAAAAGCCTGCCTTTCCTTATCGCGTTTTGTATTTTTATTACAGTCATTCTTCTGGCTCTGGAAATAAAAGAAGGACAAGAGCAATATGGTCGTGTTTCAACGCTGCCGGAAACCGTCATTATATTAGGATTACTATTCGCACTCTTGTTTGGTCTGGTTCTTCGTTTCGCACTAACCGCCTCATCAGCCGCGGTAGCAGCCAGAAAATCGTGGTCCTTGTTACGCTCGACTATGGATTCGACCGAAGACGGGATCATGGTCACCGACACGCAAGGAAAACTTGCTGATTTTAATAAAAAATTTCTGGAAATGTGGCGCTTGGAAGGGCAGGAAATCAGAGAAATGAGTTACGCGAACATAACCCATGTCATCGCAAATCAATTGTCGGACAAGGAAAAATATCTACTAAAAATCGATACCATTTTCAAACATCCTGAGGAAATTTTTACTCATGAATTACGTCTTGCAAACGGCTGCGTGTTTGAATTATCATCCAGACCGCAATGGCTGGATGATAAAATTATCGGCCGGGTCTGGTGTTTTCATGATACGACATTGCAAAAACGATTACAGGATGAGCTGGCCAGACAAGCAACCCATGACTCGCTGACAGAACTTCCAAACAGAGCGTTGCTTCTTGATTTAATAAACTATTCGATACAACAGGCATCACGAGCACACAACAAAGTTGTGGCTCTCATTTTGCTGGATCTGGATCGCTTCTCCAAAATCAATGATCTTTTCGGGCGCAGCAAAGGCGATGAGCTTTTAAAGCTGGTGGGTAAACGACTCGCTGATTTTCTACCTGATGGAAACACATTAGGACGTATTGGTGGTGATGAGTTTCTTATGATTGCCGGCAATCTTCACCGAATAGAAGATGCGGCAGCCATGAGTAACCAACTCATAATGGCCTTGCAGGAGCCATTCCGGTTTTATGATAACGAAATCAACGTGACGTGCAGCATCGGTATTTCTTTATATCCCAAAGACGGTAAAGACGTTGATACCTTGCTTAGCAACGCTGATATTGCCTTGTCCAGGGTAAAAAAGGAAGGTCGCGACGGTTTTCAATTCTATACTACGGAAATGAACAGATATACCCAGGAGTATTTGCAGATTGAACAGGAGCTTCGTGGCGCGCTGGAAAAAGAAGAACTACTGCTTTACTATCAACCTGTCTTTGATTTCACAAAAGACTCGCCCGTTGGCGCGGAAGCATTGATTCGCTGGAACAATCCAAAGCGCGGCTTGATTTATCCTGTAGATTTTATACCACTGGCCGAAGAAATAGGCCTCATCCGGAAGATAGGAACCTGGGTTATTAAGGAAGCGTGTCGACAAATTCGACAATGGCAAGACAATGGACTGATCGATTTTAAACTGGCCATCAATATATCCGCCATGCAGTTTAAATTCGGAACACTTGGTCACGACCTGAAAAGGTCCTTGCAAAAAAACAAGTTACTGCCGGGAGCCCTGGAAATAGAACTCACCGAAAGTATTTTAATAGAACATTCGGACGATGTTGTTCATGCGCTGGATGAAATCAAAAAGATGGGTGTGACTATAACCATCGATGATTTCGGCACCGGGTATTCTTCGTTGAGTTATATTAAACGCTTTCATATAGACAAATTAAAAATTGACAAAAGCTTTATCGCCGATCTTCCGGCAAACCGTGAAGACGGTATACTGGTTAAAACCATCATTGGTATGGCTAAAAGCCTGGGCATTCAAGTCCTTGCCGAAGGCGTTGAAACCAGAGAACAGATGACATTGTTAAAAAACATGGGCTGCGATCTGGTACAGGGGTATTATTTCGCCAAACCATTACCTGCTTCCGAATTCATAACGTTTTTCAACAGACCGCAGGCTTCATGA